A stretch of the Flavobacterium aquiphilum genome encodes the following:
- a CDS encoding GNAT family N-acetyltransferase, translating to MATFQFPQNIVLEDEMVLLRPLQITDVENLLDISLNEPETWEYSLVRANGKENLENYIQLAIKARESEKEFPFIVLDKKTGKYAGSTRFYDINLPFKTLQLGYTWYGKDFRGTGLNKHCKYLLLQFAFETLGMERVEFRADNNNQRSIAAMKSIGCKVEGVMRSHMPTADSDVRRDSIILSILKDEWFAEVKENLKSKLSLLSNNY from the coding sequence ATGGCTACTTTTCAATTCCCACAAAACATTGTACTCGAAGATGAAATGGTTCTGCTTCGTCCGCTACAAATAACCGATGTAGAAAATCTATTGGATATTTCACTCAATGAACCCGAAACCTGGGAATATTCATTAGTCCGTGCCAATGGAAAAGAAAACCTTGAAAATTATATTCAGTTAGCGATTAAAGCCAGAGAAAGCGAGAAAGAATTCCCTTTTATAGTTCTCGATAAGAAAACTGGAAAATACGCGGGGAGTACACGTTTTTACGATATCAATTTACCGTTCAAAACTCTTCAATTAGGTTATACTTGGTACGGGAAAGATTTTAGAGGTACAGGACTCAATAAACACTGTAAGTATCTTTTGCTTCAATTTGCTTTTGAAACATTAGGAATGGAGCGTGTAGAATTTCGTGCCGACAATAATAATCAACGAAGTATAGCCGCAATGAAAAGCATCGGTTGTAAAGTAGAAGGTGTTATGCGAAGCCACATGCCAACGGCAGATAGCGATGTTCGCCGAGACAGTATCATATTGAGTATCCTTAAAGATGAATGGTTTGCAGAGGTTAAAGAAAATTTAAAGTCAAAATTGTCTTTATTGTCAAATAATTACTAG
- a CDS encoding tetratricopeptide repeat-containing sensor histidine kinase: MNVLPKLNKWMLYLLVIGNFVFSQNQNSEPVAALKIKLQKTNVDTVKINILNKIATSYRYSNAQEGLKYGDTALSLAKNISWKKGIAEANENLGICNQTLSNYNQALVHLQKALQLYKQIHKPTSESATLKNIAFVYSARKKYPEALSYFEKALKINQLSNNKVSIIYNLNDIADVYYKQNNYSKSLEYYNESIKLNKEIKDNNGLAYCFTRIGNIYSIEKNYPKAVNYFSMALNKYDKSQVENIDNTLKQLSDTYILMSKLNTINKNKYIALSKKALVQTSTNKQQYSQSLNALQESLQKATADTTKINILNRLASSYFYTSPKEGIPYGEKALKLAQKINWKKGIAKSYNSLGVCQWVLTDYYKAINYFYFSLSAYEELKDLNGISEAYNNLGLLNIEIKKHDQAYKYFNKAFEINKKTGNKISMVYNLNNIASAYYDQKNYTKALEYYTQSKELNLSMDDLNGLGYCYSKIGQIYTDQKEYAKSLDFFKKALNSYDKSQNYNIGNNYLAMGITYYKMALDNPNNKKKLLSQSVKYLNNAANIFSEKGIADRLGKCYFELYKTKKEQGDFNEALISFEKHIAIKDSLFSNENQNKLSNLQSKREIELRDKQIEIQKLKIHSASRKVYLLVTITIFVAILLVLFFWLYISKRNTNQLLLDKNEEISNINKQKDKFFSIIAHDLRGPFIGFLGLTELLAEDIDEMGKEEIQFAATNMRNSAKNLNALLDNLLEWSRMEQGLIPFSPKENNLDEIVKECVKPLLENASKKNITIETDIDKNNKIFADHHILQSVIRNILSNALKFTPKGGKVKIKGSEDQKNTIISITDTGIGMDAKMIENIFKIDTKTNRTGTENEPSTGLGLILCKEFIEIHNGKIWVESIENVGTTFHLSFPHAIS; the protein is encoded by the coding sequence ATGAATGTACTTCCTAAACTAAACAAATGGATGTTATACCTATTGGTTATAGGTAACTTTGTCTTTAGCCAAAATCAAAATTCAGAACCAGTAGCTGCACTAAAAATCAAACTTCAGAAAACAAATGTTGATACAGTCAAAATCAACATCTTGAACAAAATCGCCACAAGCTACCGTTATTCCAATGCGCAAGAAGGATTAAAATATGGTGACACCGCATTATCATTGGCTAAAAATATAAGTTGGAAAAAAGGAATTGCTGAAGCAAATGAGAATCTCGGAATTTGTAACCAAACGCTATCGAACTACAATCAAGCTTTAGTGCATTTGCAGAAAGCATTACAATTATATAAGCAAATACATAAACCGACATCTGAATCTGCTACGCTCAAAAACATAGCATTTGTTTATTCGGCTCGAAAAAAATATCCGGAAGCACTTTCTTATTTTGAAAAAGCATTAAAAATCAATCAACTCAGCAACAATAAAGTATCAATAATCTACAATTTAAATGATATTGCCGATGTTTATTACAAACAAAACAATTATTCAAAATCACTTGAATATTACAATGAATCCATTAAGCTAAATAAAGAAATCAAAGACAATAATGGTTTAGCCTATTGTTTCACCCGAATTGGCAACATCTATTCGATAGAAAAAAATTACCCAAAAGCGGTGAATTATTTCTCAATGGCATTAAACAAATACGACAAAAGTCAAGTCGAAAACATTGACAATACTCTTAAGCAATTGAGTGATACTTATATTTTAATGTCCAAGCTGAATACTATAAATAAAAACAAATATATAGCTCTTTCAAAAAAGGCATTGGTGCAGACATCAACAAATAAGCAACAATATTCACAATCTTTGAACGCATTGCAAGAATCTCTTCAAAAAGCAACCGCAGATACTACGAAAATCAATATTTTAAACAGACTGGCCAGCAGTTATTTTTACACTAGTCCAAAAGAAGGAATTCCTTATGGAGAAAAAGCCCTAAAACTGGCTCAAAAAATAAATTGGAAAAAAGGAATAGCTAAGTCATATAATTCCCTCGGGGTTTGCCAATGGGTACTTACTGACTACTATAAAGCTATAAACTATTTTTACTTTTCGTTGTCTGCATACGAAGAACTAAAAGATCTCAATGGAATTTCCGAAGCTTATAACAACTTAGGATTGCTGAATATTGAAATAAAAAAACACGATCAAGCCTATAAATATTTCAATAAAGCATTTGAAATAAACAAAAAAACAGGCAATAAAATATCAATGGTTTATAACTTGAACAATATTGCCTCGGCTTATTATGATCAAAAAAATTATACCAAAGCCCTTGAATATTATACCCAATCAAAAGAACTAAACCTTTCTATGGATGATTTAAATGGTTTAGGATATTGTTATTCCAAAATTGGACAAATCTATACGGATCAAAAAGAATATGCAAAAAGTCTCGATTTTTTCAAAAAAGCCTTAAACAGTTACGACAAAAGCCAAAACTATAATATTGGAAATAACTATTTGGCAATGGGAATCACCTATTATAAAATGGCTTTGGATAATCCAAACAATAAAAAAAAATTATTATCACAATCAGTCAAATATCTTAATAATGCCGCAAATATATTTTCGGAAAAAGGTATTGCAGACCGATTAGGAAAGTGCTACTTTGAACTTTACAAAACCAAAAAAGAACAAGGTGATTTCAACGAAGCTTTAATCTCTTTTGAAAAACATATAGCCATCAAGGACTCGTTGTTTTCGAATGAAAATCAAAACAAATTAAGCAATCTTCAATCTAAACGAGAAATTGAATTAAGAGATAAACAAATCGAGATTCAAAAACTAAAAATTCATAGTGCTTCGAGAAAAGTGTACCTGCTGGTAACAATCACAATTTTTGTTGCAATCCTTCTTGTTTTATTTTTTTGGTTGTACATATCAAAAAGAAACACAAACCAATTGCTTTTGGATAAAAACGAAGAAATATCAAACATCAATAAACAAAAAGACAAATTCTTCTCCATCATTGCACATGATTTACGAGGACCTTTTATAGGTTTTCTCGGATTGACCGAACTCTTGGCCGAGGATATTGACGAAATGGGTAAAGAAGAAATTCAATTTGCAGCTACCAATATGAGAAATTCGGCCAAAAATTTAAATGCTCTTTTGGATAATTTACTCGAATGGTCCAGAATGGAACAAGGATTAATTCCGTTTTCACCAAAAGAAAATAATTTGGACGAAATTGTAAAAGAATGTGTGAAACCGCTACTTGAAAATGCTTCCAAAAAAAACATAACCATCGAAACAGACATCGATAAAAACAACAAAATTTTTGCCGATCACCATATTCTGCAATCAGTGATTAGAAATATTTTATCTAATGCATTAAAATTTACCCCAAAAGGAGGAAAAGTAAAAATAAAAGGTTCTGAAGATCAAAAAAACACGATCATTTCAATAACTGATACCGGAATAGGAATGGATGCCAAAATGATTGAAAACATATTTAAAATTGACACTAAAACCAATAGAACCGGAACTGAAAACGAACCAAGTACAGGATTGGGATTAATATTGTGCAAGGAATTTATTGAAATACATAACGGAAAAATCTGGGTAGAAAGTATTGAAAATGTTGGTACTACTTTTCATCTCAGTTTTCCTCACGCTATTTCATAA